In Lautropia mirabilis, one DNA window encodes the following:
- the aroE gene encoding shikimate dehydrogenase, which yields MPMVSGPDRYLVVGNPIAHSRSPEIHAAFAAQTGQHILYERRLIETDPPEAFAAAMRHFFQDEGGRGANVTLPFKEAAFRLADERSPRAEAAGAANTLCFIEGRIIADNTDGAGLVDDIQRRLGVSLQGLRVTVLGAGGAARGLMLPLAQAGVARLVVANRTLARAQALAADIDPHLEAQALPVRVEPVALADAPAADVLINATSAGLHGDGPTLPARLFEGCRLAYDCIYADRPTPFMQQAMAAGVPQVSDGLGMLVGQAAESFRLWRGIRPDVVPVLEALRTAR from the coding sequence ATGCCGATGGTTTCAGGACCTGACCGTTACCTGGTGGTGGGCAACCCCATTGCCCACAGCCGCTCGCCCGAGATCCACGCCGCCTTCGCGGCCCAGACCGGCCAGCATATCCTTTACGAACGGCGCCTGATCGAGACCGATCCGCCCGAGGCCTTTGCCGCGGCCATGCGGCACTTCTTCCAGGACGAAGGAGGGCGGGGCGCCAACGTCACGCTGCCCTTCAAGGAAGCGGCCTTCCGCCTTGCCGACGAGCGCAGTCCGCGTGCCGAGGCCGCGGGTGCCGCCAACACGCTCTGCTTCATCGAAGGCCGGATCATCGCCGACAACACCGATGGCGCCGGCCTGGTCGATGACATCCAGCGGCGACTGGGCGTGTCGCTGCAGGGGTTGCGGGTGACGGTGCTGGGCGCCGGGGGCGCAGCCCGGGGCCTGATGCTGCCGCTGGCCCAGGCCGGCGTGGCCCGGCTGGTGGTGGCCAACCGCACGCTGGCCCGCGCGCAGGCGCTGGCCGCCGACATCGACCCCCATCTTGAGGCGCAGGCACTGCCCGTCCGGGTGGAGCCCGTGGCGCTGGCCGATGCACCGGCAGCCGACGTGCTCATCAATGCCACATCCGCCGGCCTGCATGGCGACGGCCCCACGCTGCCGGCACGGCTGTTCGAGGGCTGTCGTCTGGCCTACGACTGCATCTATGCCGACCGACCCACGCCCTTCATGCAGCAGGCCATGGCGGCCGGGGTGCCGCAGGTCAGCGACGGCCTGGGCATGCTGGTCGGCCAGGCCGCCGAAAGCTTCCGCCTGTGGCGCGGCATCCGGCCTGATGTCGTCCCCGTGCTGGAAGCACTGCGCACGGCACGCTGA